A DNA window from Methylobacterium sp. NMS14P contains the following coding sequences:
- the fmt gene encoding methionyl-tRNA formyltransferase: MRVVFMGTPDFAVPTLARLAQDGHDIVAVYTRAPAKAGRGMSLRPSPVHALADTLGVPVLTPATLRTPEAADTFAAHRADVAVVVAYGMLLPQAILDAPKHGCLNLHGSLLPRWRGAAPIQRAVMAGDAESGVGVMRMEAGLDTGPVALEARLPVTPGMTAGALHDALMPLGADLMARALAALAAGTLTFAPQPEDGVVYAHKITNDEARIDWSRPADEVANRINGLSPFPGAFFEVDLGKGPERVKVLRAIPAAGAGEAGTLRDAEGTVACGDGAVRLLELRRAGKGGSASGAEFVRGARLTPGARLG, translated from the coding sequence ATGCGCGTCGTCTTCATGGGCACACCCGACTTCGCGGTGCCGACGCTGGCGCGGCTCGCGCAGGACGGGCACGACATCGTTGCGGTCTATACCCGCGCGCCCGCGAAAGCCGGCCGCGGCATGAGCCTGCGTCCCTCGCCGGTCCACGCGCTCGCCGACACGCTCGGCGTGCCGGTCCTGACACCCGCGACGCTCCGCACGCCCGAAGCCGCCGACACCTTCGCGGCGCACCGGGCGGACGTTGCGGTGGTCGTGGCCTACGGGATGCTGCTGCCGCAGGCGATCCTCGACGCGCCGAAGCACGGCTGCCTCAACCTGCACGGCTCATTGCTGCCGCGTTGGCGCGGCGCTGCGCCGATCCAGCGCGCCGTCATGGCGGGCGACGCCGAGAGCGGCGTCGGCGTCATGCGGATGGAGGCAGGACTCGACACCGGCCCGGTCGCCCTCGAGGCGCGGCTGCCGGTCACCCCGGGCATGACGGCCGGCGCCCTTCACGACGCGCTCATGCCCCTCGGCGCCGACCTGATGGCGCGGGCCCTCGCGGCGCTCGCGGCGGGCACGCTGACCTTCGCGCCACAGCCGGAGGACGGCGTCGTCTACGCCCACAAGATCACCAACGACGAGGCGCGGATCGACTGGTCCCGGCCGGCGGATGAGGTCGCCAACCGGATCAACGGGCTGTCGCCGTTCCCCGGCGCGTTCTTCGAGGTCGATCTCGGCAAGGGGCCGGAGCGCGTGAAGGTGCTCCGCGCCATACCGGCCGCGGGCGCAGGCGAGGCGGGGACGCTGCGCGATGCCGAGGGAACTGTCGCGTGCGGCGACGGCGCCGTTCGGCTTCTGGAGCTGCGCCGCGCGGGAAAAGGCGGCAGCGCCAGCGGAGCGGAGTTCGTCCGGGGCGCCCGTCTCACGCCCGGCGCCCGCCTCGGCTGA